Proteins from a single region of Candidatus Binataceae bacterium:
- a CDS encoding lysylphosphatidylglycerol synthase domain-containing protein — protein MATEGWSVLTQRINTLRKPLTSISTRFRSLSPTTQTVVENVVIWTIAALAVWWVARGLTLGKFVASFKHANLPLFLTANLTSFFIWWLGETYLFARLFSLFHKPCSFREVLAPSAAQYFLQVVNILVAAAALVLFLNRRKGVSWTAASWTLLFQGFIDAILLATGFVAAGVLRPQSPIHRFLPYACAALLFFIAVAWWWGHGRPRRRAWQWLYDWPGLHAFRAAGWHEYLELGLIRLAIFLPQGFLFYLEMRAFRADVPLDATLALTPGLLLAAGEPITPSGLGPLQAVMVDGLMRFAPRARLLTAGLAISIMHILCRLPLGVGAAGTFVRRVLTSEGQPTQAQPSTGSQASALAHQ, from the coding sequence ATGGCTACTGAAGGTTGGTCGGTGCTGACTCAGCGGATCAACACGCTGCGTAAGCCGCTCACCTCGATTTCAACGCGTTTTCGCTCGCTCAGCCCGACAACTCAGACCGTCGTTGAGAATGTAGTCATCTGGACGATTGCGGCCCTGGCGGTGTGGTGGGTTGCCCGCGGGCTGACTTTAGGCAAGTTCGTGGCCAGCTTTAAACATGCCAATCTTCCGTTGTTTCTTACCGCCAACTTAACTTCTTTTTTCATCTGGTGGTTGGGCGAGACTTATTTGTTCGCGCGACTGTTCAGCCTCTTTCACAAACCGTGCTCCTTTCGTGAAGTGCTGGCGCCCTCGGCCGCCCAGTACTTTCTCCAGGTGGTTAACATTCTGGTCGCAGCTGCCGCCCTGGTGCTATTCCTGAATCGGCGCAAGGGGGTGTCGTGGACAGCAGCCAGTTGGACCCTACTTTTTCAGGGTTTTATCGATGCTATCTTGCTGGCCACCGGGTTTGTGGCCGCCGGAGTGTTGAGACCGCAATCACCGATCCATCGGTTTTTGCCCTATGCGTGCGCGGCCTTGCTGTTTTTCATCGCAGTCGCCTGGTGGTGGGGACATGGTCGCCCGCGCCGCCGCGCTTGGCAATGGCTCTACGATTGGCCGGGCTTGCATGCTTTTCGTGCCGCAGGATGGCATGAGTATCTGGAACTTGGATTGATCCGCTTGGCAATTTTTTTGCCGCAAGGCTTTTTGTTTTATTTGGAGATGCGGGCCTTTCGCGCCGACGTCCCGCTCGATGCGACCTTGGCGCTCACCCCCGGATTGCTGCTTGCCGCCGGCGAGCCGATTACCCCCTCGGGGCTTGGCCCGCTGCAGGCGGTCATGGTTGATGGCTTGATGCGCTTCGCGCCGCGAGCACGACTGCTAACCGCCGGCCTTGCGATCAGCATCATGCACATCCTGTGTCGCTTGCCGCTGGGGGTGGGCGCGGCTGGCACTTTCGTGCGCCGGGTCCTCACCTCTGAAGGCCAGCCTACTCAGGCGCAACCATCGACTGGCTCCCAAGCCTCGGCTCTGGCTCATCAATAA
- a CDS encoding Rieske 2Fe-2S domain-containing protein: MLTREENELLCRVGPGTPMGEFMREYWIPALRAQAVTPDGAPVRVRLLGENFVAFRATDGRVGFFDEGCPHRCTSLALARNEDNALTCIFHGWKIDVSGQVVEVPSEPPERRAEFAAKVRVRHYPVREAGDAIWVYLGRRAQPPAFLNFELNVLPPSHRMAFRAILHSNWLQALETSIDSSHLGIMHSSWLNGRANSGSPLATVNTGPTFEIVPQPYGFREAALRDLFDGTVYTRIREVAAPFYSFIPMDSNMLHTMQCPVPIDDNWCVYWSFRYDPDKPVDPEQAVGMMRGTSGNRDNAHSDLGEFDQMWGQDRKKMKEGHFTGMRALQHEDWAVAESVGAILDRTREYLGSSDSTLIRFRRMMLAAVRAHQQGAPALGLDREVDYSRIRAITLRNPKTLDWRQIDTLNPPPSLPLT, translated from the coding sequence ATGCTGACGCGGGAAGAAAACGAGCTTTTGTGTCGGGTCGGTCCGGGCACCCCGATGGGGGAATTCATGCGCGAGTATTGGATACCCGCGCTGCGGGCCCAGGCAGTGACGCCCGACGGTGCTCCGGTGCGGGTCCGCTTGCTAGGCGAGAACTTCGTCGCTTTTCGCGCAACTGACGGGCGCGTGGGGTTCTTCGATGAAGGCTGCCCCCATCGATGTACATCGCTGGCCCTGGCACGCAACGAGGACAACGCTCTTACCTGCATCTTTCATGGCTGGAAAATCGACGTCTCAGGCCAGGTCGTGGAAGTGCCGTCCGAACCGCCGGAGCGGCGGGCTGAATTCGCGGCCAAGGTGCGGGTACGCCACTATCCAGTGCGCGAGGCAGGCGACGCGATTTGGGTTTATCTGGGCCGGCGCGCGCAGCCCCCGGCCTTCCTCAATTTCGAACTGAACGTGTTGCCACCCAGCCATCGCATGGCTTTTCGGGCCATACTACACAGCAACTGGTTGCAGGCGCTGGAAACCTCCATCGATTCCTCTCACCTGGGCATTATGCATTCCTCCTGGCTCAACGGACGGGCCAACTCGGGCAGCCCGTTGGCCACGGTCAATACCGGCCCGACCTTCGAGATCGTGCCTCAGCCTTACGGCTTTCGCGAGGCAGCTCTGCGCGATCTGTTCGACGGCACGGTCTACACCCGCATTCGCGAGGTTGCGGCGCCATTTTATTCTTTCATCCCGATGGACAGTAACATGCTGCACACGATGCAGTGTCCGGTGCCGATCGACGATAACTGGTGTGTGTATTGGTCCTTTCGCTACGACCCCGACAAGCCCGTGGATCCCGAGCAGGCGGTGGGCATGATGCGCGGAACTTCCGGCAACCGCGACAATGCCCATTCTGACCTGGGCGAATTCGACCAGATGTGGGGCCAGGATCGCAAAAAAATGAAAGAAGGGCATTTCACCGGGATGCGCGCCCTCCAGCATGAAGACTGGGCCGTGGCTGAATCGGTGGGTGCCATTCTCGATCGAACCCGTGAATACCTGGGCTCTTCCGACAGCACCCTGATCCGTTTCCGCCGCATGATGCTGGCGGCGGTGCGGGCCCATCAGCAGGGCGCGCCGGCGCTCGGACTGGATCGGGAGGTGGATTACAGCCGGATCCGTGCCATCACACTGCGCAATCCCAAGACTCTGGATTGGCGCCAGATTGATACGCTCAATCCGCCTCCTTCGCTCCCGCTGACGTAG
- the polX gene encoding DNA polymerase/3'-5' exonuclease PolX, whose translation MQNHEIAKVLDEIADMLEVSEDNFFRVRAYRNAARTVRDHPEPLAAMTPEQLRHLPGIGADLAAKLHELLTSGDLELHRELSSRISPGLVALLRLPALGPKRVRMLSEQLQIRNVADLKRAIESGALRSLRGFGAKMEQQLAAALEEPAAATPSRLMYALAAQTAQALVEYLRALPTLSEVTVAGSFRRRRDTVGDLDLLALSDQPLAVMDRFVHFPGIKQILGQGETKTSLVLSSGLQVDLRVVPAASYGAALIYFTGSQAHCVHLRRLAQSKGLLLNEYGLFRGHTPVAAASEEEVYLALGLPWIAPELREDRGEIEAAQAGRLPHLIARGDLRGDLHSHSTYTDGRASIEEMARRARELGLEYLAVTDHSRRLAMAHGLDPARLREQGREIERVQRHLNGLRLLRGIEVDIMEDGNLDLPDEALEELDWVVASVHYKLNQPAAQMTARLIGAIRNPHVDVIGHPSGRLLSGRDPSDFDLAEVLRVAREEGCALEVNSQAERLDLTDNACIAAKQAGVKLVISSDSHHPRDFSMLELGVNQARRGWLEPGDVLNTRPLERLRQRQ comes from the coding sequence ATGCAGAATCACGAAATCGCCAAGGTGCTGGATGAAATCGCGGACATGCTGGAGGTCAGCGAAGACAACTTCTTCCGAGTGCGTGCCTATCGTAACGCCGCGCGCACCGTGCGCGACCATCCCGAACCGCTGGCCGCGATGACACCCGAGCAATTGCGCCACCTGCCCGGGATCGGTGCGGATCTCGCCGCCAAACTTCATGAGCTGCTTACCAGCGGCGACCTGGAACTGCATCGCGAACTCAGCAGTCGTATCTCGCCCGGCCTGGTGGCCCTGCTGCGACTACCCGCTTTAGGTCCCAAACGAGTACGCATGCTCAGCGAGCAGTTGCAGATTCGCAATGTCGCCGATCTCAAGCGCGCCATCGAGTCAGGCGCCCTGCGGAGCTTGCGTGGCTTCGGGGCCAAGATGGAACAACAACTGGCGGCGGCGCTGGAGGAGCCCGCCGCGGCGACACCGTCGCGTCTGATGTATGCTCTGGCCGCCCAAACGGCACAGGCCCTGGTGGAATACCTGCGTGCGCTGCCGACATTGAGTGAAGTCACCGTCGCGGGCAGTTTTCGCCGCCGGCGCGACACGGTGGGCGATCTCGATCTACTGGCGCTGTCCGATCAACCGTTGGCCGTGATGGATCGTTTCGTACATTTCCCCGGGATTAAGCAGATATTGGGTCAGGGCGAAACCAAGACCAGCCTGGTTCTAAGCAGCGGATTGCAAGTGGATCTGCGCGTGGTACCCGCGGCCAGCTACGGCGCGGCGCTGATCTATTTCACCGGTTCACAGGCTCATTGCGTGCATCTGCGCCGTCTGGCCCAGAGCAAGGGACTGCTGCTGAACGAATACGGGCTGTTCCGCGGCCACACCCCGGTCGCCGCCGCCAGCGAAGAGGAAGTCTATCTTGCCCTGGGATTGCCTTGGATCGCACCGGAATTGCGCGAGGACCGCGGCGAAATCGAGGCCGCGCAAGCCGGGCGACTACCCCACCTGATTGCACGTGGCGATCTGCGCGGCGACCTGCACAGCCATTCCACCTACACCGATGGGCGAGCTTCGATCGAGGAGATGGCGCGGCGCGCGCGCGAGCTGGGATTGGAATACCTCGCCGTCACTGACCATTCGCGCCGCTTGGCGATGGCGCACGGGCTAGATCCGGCGCGCCTGCGTGAACAGGGGCGCGAAATCGAACGGGTGCAGCGCCACCTGAACGGCCTCCGACTGCTGCGCGGAATCGAAGTTGACATCATGGAGGACGGGAACCTGGATCTGCCCGACGAGGCCCTGGAGGAACTGGACTGGGTCGTGGCCTCGGTTCATTACAAACTCAACCAGCCTGCTGCCCAGATGACGGCCCGCTTAATCGGGGCCATTCGCAACCCGCATGTTGACGTAATCGGCCATCCCAGCGGCCGGCTGCTGAGCGGTCGCGATCCGAGCGACTTCGACCTAGCCGAGGTGCTACGCGTCGCGCGCGAGGAGGGTTGCGCGCTGGAAGTGAACTCTCAAGCCGAGCGGCTGGACCTGACCGACAACGCTTGCATCGCAGCCAAGCAAGCCGGGGTAAAGCTGGTGATATCCAGCGACTCCCACCATCCGCGCGACTTCTCAATGCTGGAGTTGGGCGTCAATCAGGCCCGGCGCGGATGGCTGGAACCGGGCGACGTGCTCAATACCCGTCCGCTGGAGCGCCTGCGCCAGCGACAGTAG
- a CDS encoding MAPEG family protein, translated as MAAVELVLTLALIEYWLMGFLAGRARLKYGVAAPATSGHPTFERYYRVHQNTLEQLMVFVPALLIFALGGEIEGAIVLGALFILARLIYAVGYIRNPDLRYYGAGATSLINGVLLVGALIVLSHRL; from the coding sequence ATGGCCGCAGTGGAGCTCGTTCTGACCTTGGCCTTGATCGAGTACTGGTTGATGGGCTTTCTGGCGGGGCGCGCGCGCCTAAAGTACGGTGTAGCGGCTCCGGCTACCAGCGGCCATCCAACCTTCGAGCGCTACTATCGAGTTCATCAAAACACCTTGGAACAACTGATGGTCTTCGTGCCCGCCCTGTTGATTTTCGCGCTCGGTGGCGAAATCGAAGGCGCGATCGTTCTGGGCGCGCTGTTCATTTTGGCCCGCCTGATTTATGCCGTGGGCTACATCAGGAATCCCGATTTGCGCTATTACGGCGCCGGCGCGACCAGCTTGATTAATGGAGTTCTGCTGGTTGGCGCTCTGATCGTGCTCAGTCACCGGCTATAG
- a CDS encoding thiamine pyrophosphate-binding protein has protein sequence MRDLVKCYLDQGISRRELMKGLGAVGLSAMAARTVARALAPVSAEAADVSGSAAAQQVSGTGGKLLVEQLRMAGVEYLFFNPSTGDAPIYDALADNPVIQLIKGVQEGAVVAMADGYARLSGKTGVVSVANIGLPNAMTQMVNSFKDRIPLLVCVAAFGQKQLGRDGPQDYEHQEVMLEPITKWYWLAQSAAGIPESTRRALKFAATPPGGPVFLSIPDNELAAQASATVIDQSLFNVAMRIRPARADVQRVARMLIEAHNPLLSVGDEVTMCRAEPEVLELAQLLALPVAGQAEFGVWSKPFPTRNPLYIGPMLRQMTFPGRIDVHLNLGNPYGERSMPGTFLVSIRRDPTSLARVSPVDLPLVADLKLATADLVAAIKSQATAQRLRGIADARKARIDAYSAGMARLRQTIAHDLWQGSPISLERLGVELEEGLDKNTIWVTDADSGKNMDPLMSFGGNDKTYVGTGPNVLGWAMAAGLGAKLARPDQPVVAVVGDGSFLFSGPQPLWSLARYQAPVLVLVLNNRSYNNERNRIWTFSGGGQFQRGLDMTCYNGSPDVDFVKAAEAFGVEGEKIDRPEQIREALKRGQQVCVAGRPYLLEIEVKREGVGAASQWYPAFSIAQKRTQKV, from the coding sequence ATGCGAGATTTGGTCAAGTGCTATCTGGACCAGGGCATTTCCCGTCGTGAACTGATGAAGGGATTGGGTGCCGTCGGCCTCAGTGCGATGGCCGCGCGCACCGTGGCGCGGGCCTTGGCCCCTGTCAGCGCCGAGGCCGCCGATGTCAGCGGCTCCGCTGCGGCTCAGCAGGTGAGCGGCACGGGCGGCAAGCTGCTGGTGGAGCAGTTGCGGATGGCAGGAGTCGAGTATCTGTTTTTCAATCCCTCCACCGGCGATGCGCCGATCTACGACGCCCTGGCCGACAATCCCGTGATTCAGCTCATCAAGGGGGTGCAGGAAGGGGCGGTGGTGGCGATGGCCGACGGCTACGCGCGGCTGTCGGGCAAGACCGGGGTGGTGAGCGTGGCCAATATCGGGCTGCCCAACGCCATGACCCAAATGGTCAACAGCTTCAAGGACCGCATCCCGCTGCTGGTCTGCGTGGCCGCCTTCGGACAGAAGCAGCTGGGGCGCGATGGCCCCCAGGATTACGAGCATCAGGAAGTGATGCTCGAGCCGATCACCAAATGGTATTGGTTGGCGCAAAGCGCTGCCGGCATCCCCGAGAGCACGCGGCGGGCGCTGAAATTTGCCGCTACTCCGCCCGGCGGGCCGGTCTTTCTTTCCATTCCGGACAACGAGTTGGCCGCCCAGGCCAGCGCTACCGTAATTGATCAATCGCTGTTCAACGTGGCGATGAGAATTCGGCCGGCGCGCGCCGACGTGCAGCGGGTGGCGCGGATGTTGATCGAAGCTCACAATCCGCTGCTCTCGGTGGGTGACGAAGTAACCATGTGCCGGGCCGAGCCCGAGGTGCTCGAACTGGCCCAATTGCTGGCTTTACCAGTAGCCGGGCAAGCCGAATTTGGGGTCTGGTCCAAGCCTTTTCCGACCCGTAATCCGCTCTACATCGGGCCGATGCTCAGGCAGATGACCTTTCCTGGTCGGATCGATGTACATCTCAATCTGGGTAATCCCTACGGCGAGCGCTCGATGCCAGGGACGTTCCTGGTTTCCATCCGCCGCGATCCCACCAGCTTGGCTCGGGTATCGCCGGTGGATTTGCCGTTGGTGGCCGACCTGAAGCTGGCGACGGCCGACCTGGTGGCCGCGATCAAGAGTCAGGCCACCGCCCAGCGGCTGCGCGGGATTGCCGACGCGCGCAAAGCCAGAATCGACGCCTACAGCGCCGGAATGGCGCGGCTGCGCCAGACCATCGCCCACGATCTGTGGCAGGGTTCCCCCATCAGCTTGGAGCGATTGGGAGTGGAGTTGGAAGAAGGGCTGGACAAGAACACGATTTGGGTCACTGACGCCGACTCGGGAAAGAACATGGACCCGCTAATGTCGTTCGGCGGCAATGACAAGACCTATGTCGGCACAGGCCCCAACGTGTTGGGCTGGGCGATGGCGGCTGGGCTGGGGGCCAAGCTGGCCCGTCCCGATCAGCCGGTAGTGGCGGTGGTCGGCGACGGCAGCTTTTTATTCAGTGGGCCGCAACCCTTGTGGAGTCTGGCGCGCTATCAGGCCCCGGTTCTGGTCCTGGTGCTCAACAACCGCAGCTACAACAATGAGCGCAACCGGATTTGGACCTTCAGCGGCGGCGGTCAGTTTCAACGGGGGCTGGACATGACCTGCTACAACGGCAGCCCTGACGTGGACTTCGTCAAGGCCGCCGAGGCGTTCGGGGTGGAGGGGGAAAAGATCGACCGGCCCGAGCAAATCAGGGAGGCGCTTAAACGCGGCCAACAGGTCTGCGTCGCGGGTCGCCCATACCTGTTGGAAATCGAGGTCAAGCGCGAAGGGGTGGGCGCGGCCTCGCAATGGTACCCGGCGTTTTCGATCGCGCAAAAGCGCACGCAGAAGGTGTAA
- a CDS encoding amylo-alpha-1,6-glucosidase, which produces METFIKVGEDFYLLASSLASRRITRVLAGQNSFGIFDASGDISSSPLEPMGFFHDDTRFLNRFELRISGEFPHLLNSYVSSDNAQLRVNLTNPDLRTAGDVIRLERDSLHIERGWVLLSPRMFHRTTVRNFSRTAVDLTLSFLYGADFADLFEVRGVSRNARGQRLEPWMAAREVRLRYLGLDEVMRVTRLAFAPAPDAISERQAEFHIRLEPEQTAVLEAEISAMLDFGPPVRPSPRLPWQGFDAALAQRQAETRGLIQRSARIRTSSQAMNLTLEASLSDLAMLTTPSSRGVRIIAGIPWFATLFGRDSLLTALSMNSFSPALAAGTLRTLATLQGQRVNPASDEEPGKIVHEVRAGEMARLGEVPFGRYYGSVDGTPLFLILLGRYVAATADLGLAQELWPNVQRALRWISTYGDRDGDGYIEYQRETPRGLANQGWKDSHDSISHADGTLARAPIALCEVQAYVYGAYLAIAEVAARLGDDSLSARLEEDAARLRHNFNRDFWLDAEGTVALALDGYKKPCRVMASNAAHCLALGLLDQDQAEAVGQRLLADDMFSGWGLRTLSARERRYNPMSYHNGSVWPHDNAIAVLGLARSHQRARALQLASGLLEAAGQIQGSLPELFCGFQREPTLGPVPYPVACHPQAWAAASIFSIFGSLLGLQIDSHDQRLVLDSPSIPVWLDWLQIDNIQVAGNAVSLMARRPASGSGAAVEILQKASAVTVEIRA; this is translated from the coding sequence GTGGAGACGTTCATCAAGGTCGGCGAGGATTTCTACCTGCTGGCCTCTTCCTTGGCTTCCCGGCGTATCACCCGCGTCCTGGCGGGACAAAATAGCTTCGGCATCTTCGACGCCAGCGGCGACATCAGCAGTTCGCCGCTGGAGCCGATGGGCTTTTTTCACGACGACACGCGCTTCCTAAACCGCTTCGAATTGCGCATCAGCGGCGAGTTTCCTCATCTGCTCAACTCCTACGTCAGCTCTGACAACGCTCAGTTGCGCGTCAATCTGACCAATCCCGATTTGCGTACGGCGGGTGACGTGATTCGACTGGAGCGCGACTCGCTCCACATCGAGCGCGGCTGGGTCCTGCTCAGCCCGCGGATGTTCCATCGCACCACGGTGCGCAATTTTTCCCGTACCGCAGTCGACCTCACCTTGAGCTTTCTGTACGGCGCCGATTTCGCCGACCTGTTCGAGGTTCGCGGGGTTTCGCGCAACGCTCGTGGCCAGCGGTTGGAGCCCTGGATGGCGGCGCGGGAAGTTCGCCTGCGCTACTTGGGCTTGGATGAGGTGATGCGCGTGACGCGGTTGGCTTTCGCCCCCGCCCCCGACGCTATCAGCGAGCGCCAAGCCGAATTTCACATCCGCCTGGAGCCCGAACAAACCGCGGTGCTGGAAGCCGAGATTAGCGCGATGCTGGATTTCGGCCCGCCAGTACGGCCCAGCCCGCGCCTGCCCTGGCAAGGCTTCGATGCCGCGCTGGCTCAACGCCAGGCCGAGACTCGCGGCTTGATCCAGCGCAGCGCGCGCATCCGAACCAGCAGTCAGGCGATGAACCTCACCTTGGAGGCCTCGCTTTCAGACTTGGCGATGTTAACCACGCCCAGCTCCCGCGGAGTGAGAATCATCGCGGGAATTCCCTGGTTCGCCACCCTCTTCGGCCGTGACAGCCTGCTGACCGCGCTGTCGATGAACAGCTTTAGTCCGGCGCTAGCGGCCGGGACCTTACGCACCCTGGCTACGCTGCAGGGGCAACGTGTAAACCCCGCCAGCGATGAAGAGCCGGGCAAAATCGTGCACGAGGTACGCGCGGGCGAAATGGCGCGCCTGGGCGAGGTTCCCTTCGGTCGTTATTACGGCAGCGTGGATGGCACCCCGTTGTTCTTAATTCTGCTTGGTCGTTACGTCGCGGCTACCGCCGACCTCGGCTTGGCACAAGAATTATGGCCCAACGTCCAGCGAGCACTGCGATGGATCTCGACCTACGGCGACCGCGACGGGGACGGTTACATAGAATATCAGCGCGAGACTCCCCGTGGCTTGGCCAACCAGGGCTGGAAAGATTCGCACGACTCCATCTCCCACGCCGACGGAACATTGGCGCGCGCGCCGATCGCGCTCTGTGAGGTCCAGGCTTACGTCTATGGCGCCTACCTGGCAATCGCCGAAGTAGCCGCGCGCCTGGGTGACGATAGCCTAAGTGCGCGCCTGGAAGAGGATGCCGCCCGCTTGCGGCATAATTTCAACCGCGACTTCTGGCTGGATGCCGAAGGCACCGTCGCCCTAGCCCTGGATGGCTACAAAAAACCTTGCCGCGTGATGGCGTCAAACGCCGCCCACTGCCTGGCCTTGGGCCTGCTCGACCAGGACCAGGCCGAAGCGGTGGGGCAGCGGCTGCTGGCCGACGATATGTTTTCGGGTTGGGGTTTGCGAACTTTGAGCGCCCGCGAACGGCGTTACAATCCGATGAGCTATCACAACGGCTCGGTTTGGCCCCACGACAACGCGATCGCCGTGCTGGGACTTGCACGATCCCATCAGCGCGCTCGAGCCCTGCAACTCGCTAGTGGCCTGCTGGAGGCGGCCGGACAAATTCAAGGCAGTTTGCCCGAACTCTTTTGCGGCTTTCAGCGTGAGCCCACCCTGGGTCCAGTGCCCTACCCGGTCGCCTGCCACCCCCAAGCCTGGGCCGCCGCCAGTATATTTTCGATTTTCGGCTCGCTTCTGGGCTTGCAGATCGATTCCCACGATCAGCGCTTGGTGCTTGATTCTCCCTCGATTCCGGTGTGGCTTGATTGGCTGCAGATCGACAACATCCAGGTCGCTGGCAACGCGGTCTCCTTGATGGCCCGCCGACCGGCCTCGGGCTCCGGCGCAGCGGTCGAAATACTGCAAAAAGCTAGCGCGGTCACAGTGGAAATTCGCGCCTGA
- a CDS encoding glycosyltransferase family 4 protein, which yields MREEASLVGKPLKKLRIAQVAPLYESVPPKLYGGTERVISYLTEELVRRGHEVTLCASGDSLTSARLVPGFEQALRLRRLEHLGHLYQLPMLSWVFERAEQFDVIHSHVDFWALPYAGLVKTPTLSTLHASLDQPEAHIIYRRYRDAPLVSVSNAQRRPLPDLNWLGTAYHGLPRQLLKYSPHAGKYLAFLGRIAPEKRPDLAIEIARLSGLPLKLAAKVDNSTLDYFEAVIKPRLSPPDIELIGEIGESEKSAFLGGACALLFPINWPEPFGLVIAEALACGTPVIARPCGSVPELIRHGTTGWIASTLKELTDAVAALDRLDRAQCRREFEQRFSVEAMADSYERLYHIAMVGQMARPPALGSGVAPGALATPK from the coding sequence ATGCGGGAAGAAGCTTCGTTAGTCGGTAAGCCTCTGAAGAAACTGCGAATCGCCCAGGTCGCCCCCTTGTATGAGAGCGTACCGCCCAAACTGTACGGCGGTACTGAACGCGTGATCTCCTACCTAACCGAAGAGCTTGTCCGGCGCGGCCATGAAGTCACCTTGTGCGCATCGGGTGACTCCTTGACCAGCGCGCGCCTGGTCCCAGGTTTCGAGCAGGCGCTGCGGCTACGCCGTTTGGAGCATCTTGGGCACCTTTACCAATTGCCGATGCTCAGTTGGGTCTTTGAACGTGCTGAGCAATTCGATGTGATTCACTCCCACGTCGATTTCTGGGCTCTACCTTACGCCGGGCTGGTCAAAACTCCGACTCTCTCCACGCTCCATGCCAGCCTGGACCAGCCGGAAGCACACATCATTTACCGGCGTTATCGCGATGCGCCCCTGGTCTCCGTCAGCAACGCTCAACGCCGGCCGCTGCCCGATCTTAATTGGCTGGGCACCGCCTACCACGGTCTCCCGCGCCAGCTTCTCAAATACAGTCCTCATGCCGGTAAGTATCTGGCCTTCCTGGGGCGCATCGCGCCCGAAAAGCGCCCCGATCTGGCGATCGAGATTGCCCGCCTCAGCGGCCTCCCGCTCAAGCTAGCCGCCAAGGTGGATAACAGCACTCTGGATTACTTTGAGGCCGTCATCAAACCGCGCCTGTCCCCTCCCGATATCGAGCTTATCGGCGAGATCGGCGAAAGCGAAAAAAGCGCTTTCCTGGGTGGCGCCTGCGCCTTGCTGTTTCCGATCAATTGGCCCGAGCCCTTCGGGCTGGTGATAGCGGAAGCCCTGGCTTGCGGTACCCCGGTGATTGCTCGTCCTTGCGGTTCGGTCCCCGAATTGATCCGTCACGGTACCACCGGCTGGATCGCCAGCACTCTTAAGGAATTGACCGATGCGGTTGCGGCTCTGGACCGGTTGGACCGGGCCCAATGCCGGCGCGAGTTCGAGCAGCGCTTTTCTGTGGAAGCGATGGCTGACAGCTACGAGCGCCTGTATCATATAGCCATGGTGGGCCAGATGGCGCGGCCGCCTGCGCTTGGATCGGGGGTAGCGCCCGGCGCGCTGGCCACGCCCAAATAG